From a single Herbiconiux sp. SALV-R1 genomic region:
- a CDS encoding NtaA/DmoA family FMN-dependent monooxygenase (This protein belongs to a clade of FMN-dependent monooxygenases, within a broader family of flavin-dependent oxidoreductases, the luciferase-like monooxygenase (LMM) family, some of whose members use coenzyme F420 rather than FMN.) yields MHTAFDLSFAHTEGRWARPGSWVGAPFPDVRIYQEIARTAERAGVDLLFFGDGSGIPDTWRGSMDAAVEWGIQWPRHDMGPVVASMAAVTEHIGFGLTYSSTFAHPFTVARLLNSLDHVTGGRLAFNVVASARGADAANYGFAERMDHDERYDRMSEFMTVCRALWASVPAEAIVADRSTGRYADAALVHPIDHVGTHFRVKGPLASAPSPQGWPVLVQAGNSPKGIATSAEFVELVFGFGGSVAGQQRHRAALDAALTAAGRDASAVGILWATQAIVGRSAREAAERRDEVAAFWHPEAVGAFLSHNVGFDFSTLPSRFTLDELVAEITRVNGAQGGFVGALVGELGGAASITRDELFEHGWRHATGLDHTLCGTASEVADALEENFAATGSRGGYMFASPLAAPSGYGDLSELLVPELRRRGALAPRYPGRTLRENLAA; encoded by the coding sequence ATGCACACCGCCTTCGATCTCTCCTTCGCGCACACCGAAGGCCGTTGGGCCCGACCCGGGTCGTGGGTGGGCGCCCCCTTCCCCGACGTGCGCATCTACCAGGAGATCGCTCGCACGGCGGAGCGGGCGGGCGTCGACCTGCTGTTCTTCGGCGACGGCAGCGGCATCCCCGACACCTGGCGGGGGTCGATGGATGCGGCGGTCGAGTGGGGCATCCAGTGGCCACGGCACGACATGGGCCCGGTGGTCGCCTCGATGGCGGCGGTGACCGAGCACATCGGGTTCGGGCTGACCTACTCGTCGACCTTCGCGCATCCGTTCACCGTGGCGAGGCTGCTCAACTCGCTCGACCACGTCACCGGCGGGCGGCTCGCCTTCAACGTCGTGGCCTCGGCGCGCGGTGCCGACGCGGCGAACTACGGCTTCGCCGAGCGCATGGACCACGACGAGCGCTACGACCGCATGAGCGAGTTCATGACCGTCTGCCGGGCGCTGTGGGCCTCGGTGCCGGCCGAGGCCATCGTGGCCGACCGCTCGACGGGACGGTACGCGGATGCGGCACTCGTGCATCCGATCGATCACGTCGGCACGCACTTCCGCGTGAAGGGGCCGCTCGCGAGCGCGCCGAGCCCGCAGGGCTGGCCCGTGCTCGTGCAGGCCGGCAACTCGCCGAAGGGCATCGCCACCTCGGCCGAGTTCGTCGAGCTCGTGTTCGGATTCGGCGGGAGCGTGGCGGGCCAGCAGCGGCACCGGGCGGCACTGGATGCGGCGCTCACGGCGGCGGGGCGCGATGCGTCGGCGGTGGGCATCCTCTGGGCGACGCAGGCGATCGTCGGGCGGAGCGCGCGCGAAGCCGCCGAACGGCGCGACGAGGTGGCGGCGTTCTGGCACCCGGAGGCCGTCGGCGCGTTCCTGTCGCACAACGTCGGGTTCGACTTCTCCACACTGCCTTCGCGGTTCACACTCGATGAGCTCGTTGCCGAGATCACGCGCGTGAACGGGGCGCAGGGCGGCTTCGTGGGTGCGCTCGTGGGCGAGCTCGGCGGCGCGGCCTCGATCACGCGCGACGAGTTGTTCGAGCACGGGTGGCGGCACGCCACAGGGCTCGACCACACGCTGTGTGGCACCGCGAGTGAGGTGGCCGACGCGCTCGAGGAGAACTTCGCGGCGACCGGGAGCCGGGGCGGGTACATGTTCGCGAGTCCGCTCGCGGCGCCGTCGGGGTACGGCGACCTCTCGGAGCTGCTCGTGCCGGAACTGCGGCGGCGCGGGGCGCTCGCGCCGCGGTACCCGGGGAGGACGCTGCGGGAGAACCTGGCCGCCTGA
- a CDS encoding ATP-dependent DNA ligase yields MRRRGSIGTLFYGGDARFELSDRLLAHLQAVIGMKLRRNESFFLSWVIPPEEGNGRNAIWVDSGMPIRFRYEGSRPPRINREWAETLALSANTNFGLVVSEETIEPGDAAHGHELQ; encoded by the coding sequence GTGAGGAGGAGAGGCTCGATCGGAACACTGTTCTACGGTGGCGACGCGCGGTTCGAGCTGTCAGACAGGCTGCTCGCACATCTCCAGGCCGTGATCGGTATGAAGCTCCGCCGCAACGAGAGCTTCTTCCTCTCCTGGGTCATCCCGCCCGAGGAGGGGAACGGGCGCAACGCCATCTGGGTCGACAGCGGTATGCCCATCCGCTTCCGCTACGAGGGCTCCCGACCGCCCCGCATCAACCGGGAGTGGGCCGAGACCCTCGCCCTCTCTGCCAACACGAACTTCGGTCTCGTCGTGTCGGAAGAGACCATCGAGCCGGGAGACGCTGCACACGGTCACGAACTGCAGTAA
- a CDS encoding DUF1801 domain-containing protein, giving the protein MTAARSDEGSFSAEERRAMKERAAELKAQARQGKAAEKAKADADAQAAKIAAMDAGDRAMAERLHAIVAEAAPELQPKLYYGQPGWARDGKVVVFFRSGVGDKERYSTLGFSSAAALDDTSGLWETAYALTRIDETSAERIASLVRKAAG; this is encoded by the coding sequence ATGACTGCCGCCCGATCAGATGAGGGAAGCTTCTCTGCCGAGGAACGGCGGGCGATGAAGGAGCGGGCCGCGGAGCTCAAGGCGCAGGCGCGTCAGGGCAAGGCTGCCGAAAAGGCGAAGGCCGACGCCGACGCCCAAGCGGCGAAGATCGCGGCGATGGACGCGGGGGACCGGGCGATGGCCGAGCGGCTTCACGCGATCGTCGCGGAGGCGGCTCCCGAGCTGCAGCCGAAGCTCTACTACGGGCAGCCGGGGTGGGCGCGTGACGGGAAGGTGGTCGTGTTCTTCCGCAGTGGCGTGGGGGACAAGGAGCGGTACTCGACGCTCGGGTTCAGTTCGGCGGCAGCGCTCGACGACACGAGCGGCCTGTGGGAGACCGCCTACGCCCTCACCCGCATCGACGAGACATCCGCGGAACGCATCGCCTCGCTCGTGAGAAAAGCCGCAGGCTGA
- a CDS encoding cysteine hydrolase family protein — protein MSDELATVRAEALAATGSPALLVIDVQRDFADPALLASWGVDEAGLRSVADAISRTAALVTAAREADVPVVWVELAYDTSRPWRASAWLRTGSPDSPTGDFPCVQGTPGAEWWGLSPLPTELRVRKRFYSGFAGTGLAAVLDELGTGWLAVAGLTTECCVLATVTDAAQHDYPVIVARDATAAYTAELHESALANMALNSADVRSGDEIEALWGALAAEAVTS, from the coding sequence ATGAGCGACGAGCTCGCGACCGTGCGTGCCGAGGCCCTCGCCGCCACCGGCTCCCCCGCCCTGCTCGTCATCGACGTGCAGCGCGACTTCGCCGACCCGGCGCTGCTCGCCTCCTGGGGCGTCGACGAGGCGGGGCTCCGCTCCGTCGCCGACGCGATCTCGCGCACGGCCGCGCTGGTGACCGCGGCGCGGGAGGCCGACGTGCCCGTGGTGTGGGTGGAGCTCGCCTACGACACCTCGCGGCCGTGGCGCGCGAGCGCGTGGCTGCGCACTGGGTCGCCCGACTCCCCCACCGGCGACTTCCCGTGCGTGCAGGGCACGCCGGGTGCCGAGTGGTGGGGGCTGTCGCCGCTGCCCACCGAGCTGCGGGTGCGCAAGCGCTTCTACAGCGGCTTCGCCGGCACCGGGCTGGCAGCGGTGCTCGACGAGCTCGGCACCGGCTGGCTCGCGGTCGCCGGCCTCACCACCGAGTGCTGCGTGCTCGCCACGGTGACGGATGCGGCCCAGCACGACTACCCCGTCATCGTCGCCCGCGACGCCACGGCCGCCTACACCGCCGAACTGCACGAGTCGGCGCTGGCGAACATGGCGCTGAACTCGGCCGACGTGCGGTCGGGCGACGAGATCGAAGCGCTGTGGGGGGCGCTGGCGGCTGAGGCGGTGACCTCGTGA
- a CDS encoding LLM class flavin-dependent oxidoreductase, whose amino-acid sequence MSSPTPPGADAAPPSVGPGGPREYGVFLPNAAGGWLVSTTAPYPPADYDHNKRIARLSEEVGLDFVMAMSKWRGFGGSTDHWGETIESMTMMAGIAEATERVKIWATVHANMQHPAFAAKVFTTLQQISGGRAGMNIVNGSYADEFEQMGLWTALSREERYRMTAEWTHLVDRLWSEDSVTHEGEFFTLDDCQSRPHPSPRPTVINAGTSAAGRAYQAEYVDGAFLGADTLDEMRDSSRDVHERAAALGRTVKTYTMLTVVLGDDDAEAERRAEEYGRGIDRVALANMRRSWGMPEERALAWAEGADGQQAFQTVYVAGGPERVTEHILSVVETAELDGLMLIFPDYLADLPVFGEKVLPELRRRDGRAAGAA is encoded by the coding sequence ATGTCATCACCCACACCACCCGGCGCCGACGCGGCGCCGCCGTCGGTCGGCCCCGGCGGCCCCCGCGAGTACGGCGTCTTCCTGCCGAACGCGGCGGGCGGCTGGCTGGTCTCGACGACCGCGCCCTACCCGCCGGCCGACTACGACCACAACAAGCGCATCGCTCGGCTGTCGGAGGAGGTCGGCCTCGACTTCGTGATGGCGATGTCGAAGTGGCGCGGGTTCGGCGGCTCGACCGACCACTGGGGCGAGACCATCGAGTCGATGACCATGATGGCGGGCATCGCCGAGGCCACCGAGCGGGTGAAGATCTGGGCGACGGTGCACGCGAACATGCAGCACCCGGCGTTCGCCGCGAAGGTGTTCACGACGCTGCAGCAGATCAGCGGCGGGCGCGCCGGCATGAACATCGTCAACGGCTCCTACGCCGACGAGTTCGAGCAGATGGGCCTGTGGACCGCGCTCAGCCGCGAGGAGCGCTACCGCATGACCGCGGAGTGGACCCACCTCGTCGACCGCCTCTGGTCGGAGGACTCGGTGACCCACGAGGGCGAGTTCTTCACCCTCGACGACTGCCAGTCGCGGCCCCACCCGAGCCCGCGCCCCACCGTCATCAACGCGGGAACCTCGGCCGCCGGCCGCGCCTACCAGGCCGAGTACGTCGACGGCGCCTTCCTCGGCGCCGACACGCTCGACGAGATGCGCGACTCCTCGCGCGACGTGCACGAGCGCGCCGCCGCCCTCGGCCGCACGGTCAAGACGTACACGATGCTCACCGTCGTGCTCGGCGACGACGACGCGGAGGCCGAGCGCCGGGCCGAGGAGTACGGCCGCGGCATCGACCGCGTGGCGCTGGCGAACATGCGCCGCTCCTGGGGCATGCCCGAGGAGCGGGCGCTCGCCTGGGCCGAGGGGGCCGACGGCCAGCAGGCCTTCCAGACCGTCTACGTGGCCGGCGGGCCGGAGCGGGTGACCGAGCACATCCTGTCGGTCGTCGAGACCGCCGAGCTCGACGGGCTCATGCTCATCTTCCCCGACTATCTCGCCGACCTGCCGGTCTTCGGCGAGAAGGTGCTGCCCGAGCTGCGGCGGCGCGACGGCCGTGCGGCAGGTGCGGCATGA